A portion of the Bdellovibrionota bacterium genome contains these proteins:
- a CDS encoding amino acid permease produces MSSATEDPKTGFVRGLGLWDSTMIVAGSMIGSGIFIVSADISRQLGSAYWLLLVWAVTGFLTLAAALSYGELASMMPKAGGQYVYLRESYSPLWGFLYGWTMFLVIQTGTIAAVAVAFARFLGLLVPSISPTSWILSPINLSRNYAVSLSTQQLIGILMILALTQINTRGLAVGKWIQNIFTSAKTLSLIVLILLGVFVGRNAGAIADNFTQPWLPRGVSSIVPDFESIPAISASAGLFGLLVAFCVAQVGSLFSADAWNNITFTAGEVRDPRRNVPLSLAAGTGLVILLYLLANLAYLATLPIAQMQQAADDRVATAALNAIFGDAGAWIMAVAIVVSTFGCNNGLILAGARIYYAMAKDRLFFQPTGNLNRKHVPAVGLWLQGIWASILILPRIRLRDATGASLIDPTSGMEKYGNLYSNLLDYVVFSVLIFYIMTIVGLFILRRKQPDAERPYRAFGYPWIPLLYITMAAVIVMVLAVYKTQTTWPGLAIVLTGIPVYFLWKKLAPGNSTTP; encoded by the coding sequence TTGTCAAGCGCAACCGAAGATCCTAAGACCGGGTTCGTCCGAGGCCTCGGGCTTTGGGACTCGACGATGATCGTCGCCGGGTCGATGATCGGATCCGGAATATTCATTGTTTCGGCGGATATCTCCCGCCAACTCGGATCCGCTTATTGGCTCCTCTTGGTTTGGGCCGTCACAGGCTTCCTGACACTCGCCGCGGCCCTCTCGTACGGCGAACTCGCTTCGATGATGCCGAAAGCGGGCGGTCAATATGTTTATTTACGCGAGTCCTATTCTCCGCTCTGGGGATTTCTGTACGGCTGGACGATGTTCCTCGTCATTCAAACCGGAACCATCGCCGCCGTGGCCGTCGCTTTCGCACGATTTCTCGGCCTTCTGGTACCCTCCATCTCGCCCACTTCGTGGATTCTCTCCCCCATCAATCTCTCTCGAAACTATGCCGTAAGCCTTTCCACGCAACAGCTGATCGGAATCCTCATGATCTTAGCCCTGACGCAGATCAACACACGGGGCCTCGCCGTCGGGAAATGGATTCAAAATATTTTCACTTCCGCGAAAACGCTGTCTCTTATCGTTCTTATTCTCCTGGGCGTATTCGTCGGGCGAAACGCCGGCGCGATCGCCGACAATTTCACGCAACCGTGGCTGCCGCGCGGCGTCTCCAGCATTGTTCCGGATTTTGAATCGATCCCGGCGATTTCGGCTTCGGCGGGGTTATTCGGTTTACTCGTCGCATTTTGCGTCGCCCAGGTCGGCTCGCTCTTCTCGGCCGACGCGTGGAACAACATAACGTTTACGGCGGGCGAAGTGCGAGATCCCCGCCGAAATGTCCCCCTCTCGCTGGCGGCGGGAACCGGTCTCGTCATCTTGCTCTATCTCCTGGCCAACTTGGCGTATCTCGCTACGTTACCCATCGCCCAAATGCAGCAAGCTGCCGACGATCGGGTGGCGACGGCGGCGCTGAATGCGATTTTCGGAGACGCCGGAGCCTGGATTATGGCCGTCGCCATCGTGGTCTCCACATTCGGCTGCAACAACGGCCTCATCCTGGCGGGAGCACGTATTTATTACGCCATGGCGAAGGACCGTCTCTTCTTCCAACCCACAGGTAACTTAAATCGTAAACATGTCCCGGCAGTGGGGCTTTGGCTTCAAGGGATCTGGGCATCGATCCTCATTCTTCCGCGAATTCGGCTGCGCGACGCGACCGGCGCCTCGCTCATCGATCCGACATCGGGAATGGAAAAGTACGGCAATCTCTACAGCAATCTTCTCGACTACGTCGTGTTTTCGGTTTTGATTTTTTACATCATGACGATCGTCGGTCTTTTCATTTTGAGACGGAAGCAACCCGACGCCGAACGACCTTACCGGGCGTTCGGATATCCGTGGATCCCTCTGCTTTATATCACGATGGCCGCGGTCATCGTGATGGTCTTGGCTGTCTATAAGACCCAGACCACGTGGCCGGGCCTCGCGATCGTTCTGACGGGGATCCCTGTATATTTTCTTTGGAAGAAGCTCGCTCCTGGGAATTCTACGACCCCTTAG
- a CDS encoding ABC transporter ATP-binding protein: MLRNDREAHPVPAVQPVLEAKDVHVHYGGIHALQGISLQIQPGEIVTLIGPNGSGKSTLLRAISGTIRPSAGEVRIRGTLLPFGDPQRAVKSGVAHVPEGRGIFGNLTVAENLGLGAYLRHDRPRIAKDLEHVYELFPILKERASQSAGTLSGGEQQMLAIGRGLMMRPRILLLDEPSLGLAP; encoded by the coding sequence ATGCTGCGGAATGACCGCGAGGCCCATCCCGTACCCGCCGTGCAGCCGGTTCTGGAGGCGAAGGACGTCCACGTTCATTACGGCGGGATTCACGCGCTTCAGGGTATTTCCCTTCAAATTCAGCCGGGGGAAATCGTCACGCTGATCGGCCCCAACGGCTCCGGGAAAAGCACGTTGCTGCGCGCGATTTCCGGGACGATCCGCCCCAGCGCGGGGGAAGTACGGATCCGCGGAACCCTCCTCCCTTTCGGCGATCCTCAGCGGGCCGTAAAATCGGGCGTCGCTCATGTTCCCGAAGGGCGCGGCATTTTCGGCAATCTCACCGTGGCGGAAAATTTGGGTTTAGGCGCTTACCTTCGCCACGACCGGCCGCGGATCGCCAAGGATCTTGAACATGTATACGAGCTTTTTCCGATTCTTAAGGAACGGGCGTCGCAATCGGCGGGAACGCTCTCCGGCGGCGAGCAGCAAATGCTGGCGATCGGCCGCGGGCTGATGATGCGGCCCCGGATTCTCCTTCTCGACGAACCCTCGCTCGGCCTCGCCCC
- a CDS encoding branched-chain amino acid ABC transporter permease translates to MEKLFQHCLNGLAIGSIYALIALGYTMVYGILRLINFAHGDVYMIGAFSGYYLARAFHVTNDSSLGLSTAVLLLTMMICAALGFVMERVAYRPLRRAPRLNALITAIGVSLFLEYTAQLIFGPDPKLFPTLVEMQPVASFGQVQLSNLQLLIFGVSLGLMMALRHFIMHTKVGRAMRALSFDFTTASLIGIPTDRIIAYTFMTGAALAGAAGILVGVMYPRIDPLMGIMPGLKAFVAAVLGGIGNFPGAVVGAFIMGLSEEMVVGYISSTYRDALAFGILILILLARPAGLFGKSVPEKT, encoded by the coding sequence GTGGAAAAACTCTTTCAACACTGCCTCAACGGTCTCGCCATCGGAAGTATTTACGCCCTGATCGCGCTCGGCTACACGATGGTTTACGGCATTCTCCGTCTGATCAACTTCGCCCACGGCGACGTCTATATGATCGGTGCGTTTTCGGGGTATTACTTGGCCCGGGCCTTCCACGTTACAAACGATTCCTCCCTCGGGCTCTCCACGGCCGTCCTTCTTCTGACGATGATGATCTGCGCCGCGCTTGGGTTCGTCATGGAACGTGTTGCCTACCGGCCGTTGCGTCGCGCACCTAGACTCAACGCCCTGATCACCGCCATCGGCGTCTCCCTCTTCCTGGAATACACCGCCCAATTGATTTTTGGACCGGATCCAAAACTTTTTCCGACGCTTGTGGAAATGCAACCCGTCGCTTCGTTCGGCCAGGTTCAACTTTCAAATCTGCAGCTCCTCATTTTCGGAGTTTCTCTCGGGCTAATGATGGCCCTTCGCCATTTCATTATGCACACGAAGGTCGGGAGGGCGATGCGAGCCCTATCGTTCGATTTCACGACGGCCAGCCTCATCGGCATTCCGACCGACCGAATCATCGCTTACACATTCATGACCGGGGCCGCCCTTGCGGGAGCCGCCGGAATCCTGGTGGGCGTGATGTACCCCCGAATCGATCCGTTGATGGGAATTATGCCGGGTCTCAAAGCGTTCGTCGCGGCGGTACTCGGAGGCATCGGAAATTTCCCCGGTGCGGTCGTCGGGGCATTCATCATGGGACTTTCGGAGGAAATGGTCGTCGGCTACATCTCTTCCACATATCGGGACGCCCTTGCCTTCGGTATTCTCATTCTGATTCTTCTCGCCCGGCCGGCGGGGCTATTCGGAAAGTCAGTCCCGGAGAAAACGTGA
- a CDS encoding VTT domain-containing protein: MIDLIVSAVTSAVSFVFQLLDPNQLEALLLSWGWLGYPILFGIVFAETGLLAGFFFPGDSLLFIAGFVSSRGILNILWLNVLLMVAAIVGDGVGYYLGRKSGPRIFRREESVFFKKSHLIRTQEFYHRHGGKTVVLARFMPIIRTFAPFVAGMATMSYPRFLSYNVFGGVGWVLLMTLSGFWLGNIPVVRRNFELVVVLIVAISFLPVLWHGLRRGKAHAKGS; the protein is encoded by the coding sequence TTGATCGACCTCATTGTTTCGGCCGTCACGAGCGCCGTCTCATTTGTCTTTCAGCTCTTGGATCCGAACCAACTCGAAGCGCTTCTGCTTTCGTGGGGCTGGCTCGGCTACCCGATCCTTTTTGGGATCGTTTTTGCGGAAACCGGCCTATTGGCCGGCTTTTTCTTTCCCGGAGACTCGCTTTTGTTCATCGCCGGTTTCGTGTCGAGCCGTGGAATCTTGAATATTCTTTGGTTAAACGTTTTGCTCATGGTGGCGGCCATCGTCGGAGACGGCGTTGGGTATTACTTGGGGAGAAAGAGCGGACCGAGAATTTTCCGGAGGGAAGAGTCGGTTTTCTTTAAAAAATCCCACCTGATCCGGACGCAGGAGTTTTATCACCGCCACGGCGGAAAGACGGTCGTTTTGGCGAGATTTATGCCCATCATCCGGACGTTCGCACCGTTTGTCGCCGGCATGGCGACGATGAGTTATCCCCGGTTTCTTTCCTATAACGTCTTCGGGGGTGTCGGCTGGGTCCTGTTGATGACGCTCTCCGGATTTTGGCTCGGGAACATCCCCGTCGTTCGGCGGAATTTCGAGCTTGTTGTAGTTTTAATCGTCGCGATCTCGTTTTTGCCTGTGCTCTGGCATGGATTGAGGCGCGGCAAAGCGCACGCTAAGGGGTCGTAG
- a CDS encoding ABC transporter substrate-binding protein, giving the protein MRVTRNFLISASVIVLLATVSSCKKKDDSALSGSNAVSTTGDIVVGALGPTTGAEATYGVSAKNGIEMAFEKINGAGGVAGRKLRMVFYDDQGKPEEAAAVMTRLITQDKVVAVLGEIASSRSLAMAPIAQTHKVPMISHTSTNPKVTEIGDYIFRVCFIDPFQGSVVATFVSDTLHSKKAAVLRDLKSDYSVGLAQFFKEKYVGSGGQIVAEEAYSSGDIDFKAQLTAIRATKPDFVFVPGYYTDVGLIIRQGRELGIVVPFGGGDAWDSDKLFEIGGKSMEGTYFSNHYSPDSEDPIVKGFVAEYKQKYGAVPDTIAALAYDSAGVLAEAMKRARSLSGADLRDAIAHTNGYMGATGKITLDAKRNPTKSAVIIKIENGKRNYLKTINPSG; this is encoded by the coding sequence ATGCGGGTTACACGGAATTTTCTGATCTCGGCATCCGTTATTGTTCTCCTTGCAACCGTTTCTTCCTGCAAAAAGAAAGACGATTCGGCCCTATCCGGATCGAATGCGGTATCGACAACGGGAGATATCGTCGTCGGAGCGCTCGGTCCCACGACAGGAGCGGAGGCGACATACGGAGTCTCGGCCAAGAACGGCATTGAAATGGCTTTCGAGAAAATCAACGGGGCCGGCGGCGTGGCGGGTCGCAAACTTCGAATGGTTTTTTACGACGACCAGGGGAAACCGGAAGAGGCGGCCGCGGTCATGACTCGTCTGATTACACAGGACAAAGTGGTCGCCGTGTTGGGCGAAATCGCGAGTTCGCGATCTTTGGCGATGGCGCCCATCGCGCAAACACACAAAGTGCCGATGATCAGCCACACGTCGACCAATCCGAAAGTGACGGAAATTGGAGACTATATCTTCCGCGTCTGTTTCATCGATCCGTTCCAGGGTTCCGTCGTAGCAACGTTCGTATCCGACACGCTTCATTCGAAAAAGGCGGCCGTTTTGCGGGATTTGAAAAGCGACTACAGCGTCGGCCTCGCGCAGTTCTTTAAGGAAAAATATGTCGGTTCAGGAGGCCAGATCGTCGCCGAGGAGGCGTATAGTTCCGGTGACATCGATTTTAAAGCCCAGTTGACGGCGATTCGGGCGACCAAGCCTGATTTCGTCTTCGTCCCCGGCTATTATACCGACGTGGGCCTCATCATCCGCCAGGGCCGCGAACTGGGGATCGTCGTGCCGTTCGGCGGCGGAGACGCGTGGGACTCCGACAAACTTTTTGAAATCGGCGGAAAATCGATGGAGGGAACCTATTTCTCCAATCATTATTCGCCGGACAGCGAAGACCCGATCGTCAAGGGGTTCGTCGCGGAATACAAACAAAAATACGGAGCCGTGCCGGACACCATCGCCGCATTGGCCTACGATTCCGCGGGCGTCCTGGCTGAAGCCATGAAACGGGCGCGAAGCCTTTCGGGGGCCGACCTCCGCGACGCCATCGCCCATACCAATGGCTACATGGGGGCCACGGGAAAAATCACACTGGACGCGAAGCGGAACCCGACGAAATCCGCGGTCATCATCAAAATCGAAAACGGAAAAAGGAATTATCTGAAAACGATTAATCCGAGCGGATAG
- a CDS encoding ABC transporter ATP-binding protein, whose amino-acid sequence MTSPRQDFALLSLRAVNLSFGGLKAVSDFRLDIHTGQIISLIGPNGAGKTTVFNIVSGVYRADSGLIHLSRSDIGGLRPSKIAAMGLTRTFQNARLFKDLSVLDNVKIAFHLRHEYGLWGTIFRTRLYWQDEQEVHQRTIELLKVFDLEVRADESARNLPYGEQRKLEIARALATKPLLLLLDEPAAGMNSQEKIDLMKTIRRIRDQFSLTILLIEHDMKLVMEISDRITVMDHGVVIAEGTPFEIQKNPKVIEAYLGKDEEKNRYAAE is encoded by the coding sequence GTGACTTCCCCCCGTCAGGATTTCGCGCTTCTCTCGCTTCGAGCAGTGAACCTCAGTTTCGGCGGCTTGAAGGCGGTCAGCGACTTCCGGTTAGACATTCATACCGGCCAGATCATCAGCCTCATCGGGCCGAACGGCGCCGGGAAGACGACTGTCTTTAATATCGTCAGCGGAGTGTATCGCGCGGATTCCGGTTTGATCCATTTGAGCCGTTCCGACATCGGCGGATTGCGCCCGTCCAAGATAGCGGCCATGGGCCTGACCCGAACATTCCAAAATGCCCGCCTTTTTAAAGATCTGTCGGTCCTCGACAACGTGAAAATCGCCTTTCACCTGCGGCACGAATACGGACTTTGGGGGACGATCTTCCGCACCCGTCTCTATTGGCAGGACGAGCAAGAAGTGCATCAACGAACGATCGAACTGCTGAAGGTTTTCGACCTCGAGGTCCGCGCGGATGAATCCGCGCGAAACCTGCCTTACGGAGAACAGAGAAAGTTAGAAATTGCACGAGCCCTCGCCACCAAACCTTTGCTCCTTTTGCTGGACGAGCCGGCGGCCGGAATGAACTCCCAGGAGAAAATCGACCTCATGAAAACCATCCGGCGAATCCGTGACCAATTTTCCCTCACGATTCTTTTGATCGAACATGACATGAAGCTCGTGATGGAAATCAGCGACCGCATCACGGTGATGGACCACGGCGTTGTCATCGCGGAGGGAACACCGTTCGAGATTCAAAAAAACCCCAAAGTCATCGAAGCTTATTTGGGAAAAGACGAAGAAAAGAATCGCTATGCTGCGGAATGA
- a CDS encoding branched-chain amino acid ABC transporter permease — MRVCLKSNCFFLVALLFLPLITWLSGRLDEYIFMILMLCGINVILTVSLNLINGIAGQFSLGHAGFMAVGAYVSACLTYYVGNGHFFPWLEASFSPFLSTFCIQLFFFASLIVGGLAAAACGWVVGLPSLRLRGDYLAIVTLGFGEIIRVFILNIEAVGGSRGFTAVPHYTTPAWVFGMVILTIFVVSRLTHSLHGRAFMAIREDEIAAEAVGVQTTRFKVLAFVISSFFAGLAGGLFAHFYSYINPSTFTFLKSFEIIIMVVLGGMGSITGSVVAATALTILPEALRPLQTYTKVDVRMIIYSALLIVMMLTRPNGLFGKRELPQLLMALRVRLGLGGNTPKRGAA, encoded by the coding sequence ATGCGGGTCTGCCTGAAATCCAACTGCTTTTTTCTTGTAGCGCTCCTTTTCTTGCCCCTGATCACCTGGCTCTCCGGCCGTCTCGATGAATACATCTTCATGATTCTCATGCTCTGCGGGATCAACGTGATTCTGACGGTCAGCTTGAATCTGATCAACGGGATCGCGGGGCAATTCTCCCTGGGGCACGCCGGTTTCATGGCGGTCGGCGCCTATGTGTCGGCGTGCTTGACCTACTACGTCGGGAATGGCCACTTCTTTCCGTGGCTGGAGGCTTCTTTTTCCCCTTTCTTGTCGACCTTCTGCATCCAACTCTTTTTCTTTGCGTCGTTGATCGTCGGCGGCCTGGCGGCCGCCGCGTGCGGCTGGGTGGTCGGCCTCCCCTCGCTTCGTCTTCGCGGAGATTATTTGGCCATCGTGACGCTGGGATTCGGGGAGATCATTCGGGTTTTTATTCTGAACATCGAAGCTGTCGGTGGATCCCGAGGTTTTACGGCCGTTCCTCACTACACCACGCCGGCCTGGGTGTTCGGAATGGTGATCCTGACCATCTTCGTGGTTTCCCGGCTGACTCATTCCCTTCACGGCCGAGCTTTCATGGCGATTCGGGAGGACGAAATCGCCGCCGAAGCCGTCGGCGTCCAAACGACCCGATTCAAGGTTCTCGCTTTTGTGATCAGCTCCTTTTTTGCCGGACTGGCGGGCGGCCTCTTCGCGCACTTTTACTCCTACATCAATCCGTCGACGTTCACGTTCTTGAAATCGTTTGAAATCATCATCATGGTCGTCTTGGGTGGAATGGGGAGCATTACGGGATCGGTCGTGGCTGCGACCGCCCTCACGATTCTACCCGAAGCTCTCCGCCCCCTGCAGACGTACACGAAGGTGGATGTCCGTATGATTATTTATTCCGCTCTCTTAATCGTCATGATGCTGACGCGTCCGAACGGCCTCTTCGGAAAACGGGAGCTTCCCCAACTCCTCATGGCGTTGCGTGTAAGACTCGGCTTGGGCGGCAATACGCCAAAGAGAGGAGCTGCGTGA